The proteins below are encoded in one region of Gammaproteobacteria bacterium:
- a CDS encoding ATP-binding protein, whose protein sequence is MKRLGIKYQILLITLIPVFLIDLFFTYQHINGSIGQANEQLQSRGQIIARQIAGASEFNLFTGNDSQIQYLLAQTVGSNNIVLASIYDRHGNLITESVSPDFQQSDVADYYYSNQPILSQSIEHSDVFAPDIDDVRKTDILGWVHLYISRQQLKQTTGLIIADAVVFFVTILMMAVILTVIISRRITQPIFRMMAHLKLVETGQLGKTIEPIEPNEIGALQQGFNRMTHALLANRRLLNRRIQQATQQLNEAISSLETKNRELGLARDEALNADRTKSEFLANMSHEIRTPINGIKGFISLLSQSRLDQSQQRHVDIILKSTTDLTNIVNEILDFSKMESGKLQIVSEAFDLYEVIEQTRDILFINVLPKNIDLNLIIYSDTPRRVIGDKLRIKQILLNLIGNAIKFTDQGRVVIKVSLKDRRFDRVDIEIAVEDSGIGISEQDQQSLFQAFSQVESSATRRFAGTGLGLVISKNLATLMGGDISMISTPGEGSKFTLNLPLGLEDGSPEVTTSTNEDCKAMIFAADKYCLMEVRTLFDRAGVNTESHQVDNRQGSDPVLQCIRRNLAHVDLLVFDLRHLSIDLEKVVALVADNKLRVIVMDYDESGQSPVRPGNAEIVSVINTSQAIAQIVARATGKLPEQAPVERGPTVRSKNVLLVDDNPVNLKLASELIRLWGHRVVAAENGTEALQYYRKQTFDLIILDIQMPDIDGVNLLRMIRKQNPADKTPIIALTANVVNDEAGKLIEQGFDYFLGKPLDEEKFRSLLDSEPRRKLPDTIKSELEDSNPDCSLDYARSLALSADNESLLKQIFEILQRDIPDQQLQLEMALAQLDQDRLAAIVHKLHGVTCYTSLPRLKRKLLGFEQSLASSGNGSLDQSVHKLNSELSAVKREVDRYLEQMEADGVSS, encoded by the coding sequence ATGAAACGCCTCGGCATCAAGTACCAGATTCTGCTGATCACGCTTATCCCGGTGTTTCTTATCGACCTGTTTTTCACCTACCAACACATCAATGGCAGCATCGGGCAGGCTAATGAACAGCTTCAAAGCAGGGGCCAGATAATCGCTCGCCAGATTGCCGGTGCGTCGGAATTTAACCTGTTTACCGGTAACGACAGTCAAATCCAGTATTTGCTGGCGCAAACGGTTGGCAGCAACAATATTGTTCTGGCCTCGATTTACGACCGGCACGGAAATCTTATTACAGAATCGGTCTCTCCCGATTTCCAACAATCGGATGTTGCGGACTACTACTACTCTAACCAGCCCATCCTCTCACAGAGTATCGAGCACTCGGATGTGTTTGCACCAGATATTGACGACGTACGCAAGACCGACATTCTCGGCTGGGTGCACCTGTATATTTCACGCCAGCAGTTAAAGCAGACAACCGGCCTGATCATTGCCGATGCAGTCGTGTTTTTTGTCACGATTTTGATGATGGCCGTGATATTAACCGTGATTATCAGCCGCAGGATTACACAGCCGATTTTTCGAATGATGGCACACCTGAAGCTGGTGGAAACCGGCCAACTCGGTAAGACGATTGAACCGATAGAACCGAACGAGATTGGCGCATTACAGCAGGGTTTCAATCGTATGACGCACGCCCTGCTGGCCAATCGCCGACTTTTGAATCGAAGGATACAGCAGGCGACCCAGCAACTTAACGAGGCCATATCGAGCCTTGAAACAAAAAATCGTGAACTGGGACTGGCACGTGACGAGGCACTGAATGCCGATCGGACCAAATCCGAATTTCTCGCCAATATGAGCCATGAAATCCGTACCCCGATCAACGGTATCAAGGGCTTTATCAGCTTGCTCAGCCAGTCGAGGCTTGATCAGTCTCAGCAGCGCCATGTCGATATTATTCTGAAATCCACCACTGACCTGACCAACATCGTCAACGAAATTCTCGATTTTTCGAAAATGGAATCGGGCAAACTACAAATAGTCAGCGAGGCATTTGATCTTTACGAAGTGATTGAGCAAACCCGCGACATTCTTTTTATCAACGTGTTACCCAAGAATATCGATCTGAACCTGATCATTTACAGTGACACGCCTCGCCGTGTTATTGGCGATAAGCTGAGAATCAAACAAATCTTACTAAACCTCATCGGTAATGCGATCAAGTTCACCGATCAGGGTCGTGTGGTCATAAAGGTCAGTCTTAAAGACAGGCGTTTCGACAGGGTCGATATTGAAATTGCCGTTGAAGACAGCGGCATCGGTATATCAGAGCAAGACCAGCAATCGCTGTTTCAGGCCTTTAGCCAGGTTGAAAGTTCCGCTACCAGACGTTTTGCCGGTACTGGCCTGGGCCTGGTCATCAGTAAAAACCTGGCGACCCTGATGGGCGGAGACATTTCAATGATTTCAACACCCGGCGAAGGTTCGAAGTTCACGCTAAATCTGCCTTTAGGACTCGAAGACGGGTCCCCGGAGGTTACCACCAGCACGAACGAAGACTGCAAGGCCATGATTTTCGCTGCCGATAAATATTGCCTGATGGAAGTCCGTACGCTTTTCGATCGCGCAGGCGTCAACACCGAGTCTCACCAGGTCGATAATCGACAGGGCAGCGATCCGGTCCTGCAGTGTATCCGGCGCAATCTCGCCCACGTAGATTTACTGGTTTTTGATTTACGGCATCTGAGTATCGATCTTGAAAAAGTCGTCGCCCTGGTCGCTGACAACAAGCTCCGCGTTATCGTCATGGACTATGACGAAAGTGGCCAATCGCCGGTTCGACCCGGCAATGCGGAAATCGTTTCGGTCATAAATACCAGCCAGGCTATCGCACAAATTGTTGCCCGCGCGACCGGGAAGTTACCAGAGCAGGCGCCGGTCGAGCGCGGGCCAACGGTCCGCAGCAAAAACGTGCTGCTGGTTGACGATAATCCGGTGAACCTGAAACTTGCCAGCGAACTCATCCGGCTCTGGGGACACCGGGTTGTAGCAGCCGAGAATGGAACAGAGGCGCTGCAGTATTACCGGAAACAGACATTTGACCTGATTATTCTCGATATACAGATGCCCGATATCGACGGTGTCAACCTGTTGCGCATGATACGCAAGCAAAATCCGGCGGATAAGACGCCGATCATCGCCTTGACGGCAAACGTGGTAAACGACGAGGCTGGAAAATTGATCGAGCAGGGCTTCGATTATTTTCTTGGCAAGCCCCTCGACGAGGAAAAATTTCGCAGCTTGCTCGATAGTGAACCACGTCGAAAACTGCCCGATACGATAAAATCCGAGCTTGAAGATTCAAATCCGGACTGCTCGCTAGACTATGCGAGATCTTTAGCCTTGTCGGCTGACAACGAATCTTTGCTCAAGCAGATATTTGAAATTCTGCAGCGCGATATTCCGGATCAACAGCTTCAACTCGAAATGGCCCTGGCGCAGCTCGATCAGGATCGACTTGCAGCAATCGTGCACAAGCTTCACGGGGTTACCTGCTATACCAGCCTGCCACGCTTGAAGCGCAAGTTATTAGGTTTCGAACAATCCCTGGCAAGCAGCGGCAACGGGTCGCTCGATCAGTCGGTACACAAACTGAATTCCGAGTTAAGTGCCGTAAAACGGGAGGTTGATCGCTACCTCGAGCAAATGGAAGCAGACGGCGTATCAAGCTAG
- the cysM gene encoding cysteine synthase CysM, producing the protein MMFLHDYIGNTPLVTLQRLNAGKGNRISVKLEGNNPAGSVKDRPVFSMIRHAEMRGEIGPGDRLVEATSGNTGIALAMVAAMRGYHMTLIMPDNMSHERLTTMRAFGAEIILVTREEGMIKARDIAEDMNAQGKAKMLDQFANPDNPLAHYETTAPEIWDQTEYGITHFVSAMGTTGTIMGCSRYFREVNPRIEIVGVQPADGSSIPGIRRWPAEYVPRIFQPEAVDRIIDVSRDEAEDFTRQLAAREGLFCGISSGGNVCASLRVAQELSDAHIVTIICDRGDRYLTTEVFSNP; encoded by the coding sequence ATGATGTTTCTGCATGATTATATCGGAAATACCCCGCTGGTAACATTGCAGCGACTGAATGCTGGCAAGGGTAACCGGATTTCGGTAAAACTGGAGGGAAACAATCCTGCCGGCTCGGTCAAGGATCGGCCGGTTTTTAGCATGATACGGCATGCCGAGATGCGGGGAGAAATTGGCCCGGGCGATAGACTGGTCGAAGCGACCAGTGGCAACACCGGAATTGCACTCGCGATGGTTGCGGCGATGCGTGGCTATCACATGACCTTGATCATGCCGGATAACATGAGCCACGAACGACTCACCACGATGCGTGCCTTTGGTGCTGAAATTATCCTTGTCACCCGGGAAGAAGGTATGATAAAGGCGCGTGATATAGCAGAAGATATGAACGCGCAGGGTAAGGCAAAAATGCTCGACCAGTTCGCTAACCCGGATAACCCGCTTGCGCATTACGAGACGACTGCGCCGGAGATCTGGGATCAGACGGAGTACGGAATCACTCACTTTGTCAGTGCGATGGGAACCACGGGCACAATTATGGGATGCTCGCGCTATTTCCGCGAGGTTAACCCCCGGATCGAGATAGTCGGTGTTCAGCCCGCGGACGGGTCTTCCATTCCCGGCATCAGGCGTTGGCCTGCAGAATATGTACCGCGGATTTTCCAGCCCGAGGCGGTCGATCGAATTATTGACGTGTCGCGCGACGAAGCCGAGGACTTTACCCGCCAGCTGGCCGCCAGGGAAGGGCTGTTTTGCGGTATTTCCTCCGGTGGCAATGTCTGCGCCAGCTTGCGCGTGGCGCAGGAATTGTCCGATGCCCATATCGTGACCATCATCTGTGATCGAGGCGATCGTTACCTGACAACCGAGGTCTTCAGCAATCCCTGA
- a CDS encoding 3'-5' exonuclease: MNVLVFDIETIPDIDGCRRIYDLHGLSDDDVARAIFQIRRQQAGTEFLRHHLHRIVAISTVLSTRDQFKVWSLGDIDANEQDLLQRFFSGIERYTPRLVSWNGSGFDLPVMHYRSLLYPINAAHYWETGQNDTSFRYNNYLNRFHERHTDLMDVLAAYQPRANAPLDEIAGLCGFPGKMGMSGSKVWDAYQQGQIKEIRDYCETDVLNTYLVFLNFERSRGNLDQIQYQAECQRVRDELKSTGQQHLLDFEAAWHDV; the protein is encoded by the coding sequence ATGAATGTTCTAGTATTTGATATTGAAACCATTCCCGACATCGATGGCTGTCGCAGGATATATGATCTGCACGGTCTATCTGATGATGACGTGGCCAGGGCCATATTCCAGATACGACGCCAGCAGGCCGGCACCGAATTCCTGCGTCACCACCTGCATCGCATTGTTGCGATATCGACCGTGCTGAGCACCCGCGACCAGTTCAAGGTATGGTCGCTGGGTGACATCGACGCCAATGAGCAGGATTTACTGCAACGTTTCTTCAGCGGCATCGAGCGCTATACGCCACGCCTTGTTTCCTGGAACGGCAGTGGCTTCGATTTACCGGTGATGCACTACCGTAGTCTACTCTATCCGATTAACGCCGCGCACTACTGGGAAACCGGTCAAAATGACACCAGCTTTCGTTACAACAACTACCTGAATCGATTCCACGAGCGCCACACCGACCTGATGGATGTACTTGCGGCCTATCAGCCGCGTGCCAATGCGCCCCTGGACGAAATTGCCGGCCTTTGTGGTTTTCCCGGGAAAATGGGAATGAGTGGGTCAAAGGTCTGGGACGCTTACCAGCAAGGCCAGATCAAGGAAATCCGGGATTATTGCGAGACCGACGTGCTCAATACCTACCTCGTATTTCTTAATTTTGAACGTAGCCGCGGCAACCTGGACCAAATCCAGTACCAGGCCGAATGCCAGCGGGTCCGGGACGAGTTGAAATCAACCGGCCAACAGCATTTGCTCGATTTTGAAGCCGCCTGGCACGATGTCTAA
- the rlmD gene encoding 23S rRNA (uracil(1939)-C(5))-methyltransferase RlmD yields MSKRRRRSKLPEPRQVTIEAMSHEGRGIAHVNGKTVFVFGALEGETVQIQVLKRTRSYDQATVLEVIEASPQRIEPRCEAFQVCGGCSLQHLATDDQVALKQQALLDMMTHAGIEYDEVLPTLRAVDWGYRKKARLGVKYVTNKGRVLVGFRERNTPFIADMHRCEVLIPSVGHKLDLISQIIDQLEARAQIPQIEVAADEDHIQLVFRHLQPLSEHDRQVLIEFARQQDFQIQLQPGGPETVNNLYPERQALKLDPVGDGQLGIAFNALDFVQVNSEINHKMVAQVLRLMDLQPTDRLLDLFCGLGNFTLPMAQHCARVTGVEVDAAMVTRACESALANNIDNTEYHRADLTQPDVDLSWMRGHYDKILLDPPRSGALEMAREIGCFRALRIVYVSCQPSSLVRDAAIICTHGSRMTHLGIMDMFPQTAHVESMAVFERK; encoded by the coding sequence ATGTCTAAACGTCGACGGCGCAGCAAGCTACCGGAACCCAGGCAAGTTACCATCGAGGCAATGTCGCATGAGGGACGTGGCATCGCCCACGTCAACGGTAAGACAGTCTTCGTGTTTGGTGCCCTCGAAGGCGAGACCGTGCAGATTCAGGTGCTGAAGCGAACACGCAGTTATGACCAGGCGACCGTGCTCGAGGTCATCGAAGCATCACCCCAGCGTATCGAGCCGCGATGCGAGGCTTTCCAGGTTTGTGGTGGCTGTAGTTTGCAGCATCTTGCCACCGACGACCAGGTAGCTCTCAAGCAACAGGCGCTGCTCGATATGATGACCCATGCCGGGATCGAGTACGACGAGGTTTTACCGACGCTGCGTGCTGTCGACTGGGGGTATCGCAAAAAAGCCCGTCTTGGAGTTAAATATGTAACGAACAAGGGACGGGTGCTGGTTGGGTTCCGTGAACGCAATACGCCCTTCATCGCGGACATGCATCGATGTGAAGTTTTAATTCCGAGTGTAGGCCATAAACTTGACCTGATTTCCCAGATAATCGATCAACTCGAAGCACGTGCGCAGATACCGCAAATCGAAGTAGCTGCCGATGAGGATCACATCCAGCTGGTATTTCGCCATCTGCAACCGCTGTCGGAGCACGATCGTCAGGTACTGATTGAATTTGCCCGGCAGCAAGACTTCCAAATCCAGCTGCAACCTGGTGGACCGGAAACGGTAAACAACCTGTATCCGGAAAGGCAGGCGCTTAAACTGGATCCTGTCGGCGACGGGCAGCTGGGAATTGCCTTCAATGCGCTCGATTTCGTGCAGGTCAATAGCGAGATCAACCACAAAATGGTGGCCCAGGTGCTTCGATTGATGGATTTACAGCCCACTGACAGGCTGCTCGATCTATTTTGCGGACTGGGTAATTTCACACTGCCCATGGCGCAGCACTGCGCCCGGGTTACCGGCGTTGAGGTTGATGCTGCGATGGTAACGCGCGCGTGCGAGTCCGCGCTGGCCAATAATATTGACAATACCGAGTATCACCGGGCCGACTTGACGCAACCTGATGTGGATTTAAGCTGGATGCGAGGGCATTACGACAAGATCCTGCTCGATCCACCGCGCTCTGGTGCGCTCGAGATGGCCAGGGAAATAGGGTGTTTCAGGGCACTCCGTATCGTTTATGTTTCCTGCCAGCCTTCCAGCCTGGTGCGAGATGCTGCTATTATCTGCACCCATGGATCTCGTATGACACACCTGGGCATCATGGATATGTTTCCCCAGACAGCACATGTCGAATCCATGGCCGTGTTCGAGCGCAAATAG
- a CDS encoding P-II family nitrogen regulator (indirectly regulates nitrogen metabolism; at high nitrogen levels P-II prevents the phosphorylation of NR-I, the transcriptional activator of the glutamine synthetase gene (glnA); at low nitrogen levels P-II is uridylylated to form PII-UMP and interacts with an adenylyltransferase (GlnE) that activates GlnA), whose product MKVVSAVIKPFRLDDVRSALSDIGVHGMTVYEVKGFGRQKGHTELYRGAEYVVDYIPKVKIDVAVDDELVDQVIDAIIESARTGKIGDGKIFVADLDHVVRIRTGESGSSAL is encoded by the coding sequence GTGAAGGTAGTCAGTGCAGTAATCAAGCCGTTTAGACTGGATGACGTACGCAGCGCCCTGTCTGACATCGGTGTTCATGGAATGACCGTTTACGAGGTCAAGGGTTTTGGTCGCCAGAAAGGCCACACCGAACTGTATCGCGGCGCAGAATACGTGGTTGACTATATCCCCAAGGTTAAAATTGACGTTGCCGTCGATGATGAGCTTGTCGATCAGGTCATCGATGCGATTATCGAATCCGCCAGAACCGGTAAAATTGGGGATGGTAAGATATTTGTAGCTGATCTGGATCATGTAGTACGCATTAGAACCGGTGAATCAGGATCTTCGGCTTTGTAA
- a CDS encoding cyclopropane-fatty-acyl-phospholipid synthase family protein, translating into MSANANFENEIAEHESHGAKEDIAVSARPGVILPKPCNTRVTRSVVTQLDRWIARQMLEVVGNPPIVLILWDGVAVTPPVTNPIATIRYYNRSAMIKTILNPELYFGDLYSTGQATVEGDLVRFSEIIYSNLEDGGRGGRFKRAIIWLGHRRIANSHDKAKDNIYHHYDIGNDFYKLWLDTEVMQYTCAYFSDPEMTLEQAQVEKLHHVCRKLQLKPGDTVVEAGCGWGGLALFMAKHYGVNVKAYNISKEQVAHAHYVADKAGLSDKVQYVLDDYRNITGQYDAFVSVGMLEHVGKGDFPTLGKVIDRCLKPEGRGLIHTIGRNRPAPMNAWIERRIFPGAYPPSLKEMMEIFEPNRLSILDVENLRLHYSRTLQHWLHRYELNSDKVRAMMDEEFVRAWRLYLAGSIAAFNVGELQLFQVVFSRSRNNELPWSRAHLYPGKTRQSTPRQELTDA; encoded by the coding sequence ATGAGTGCGAACGCTAATTTTGAAAATGAGATTGCTGAACACGAGTCACATGGAGCTAAGGAAGATATAGCTGTCTCGGCAAGGCCAGGTGTAATCCTGCCCAAACCATGTAACACCCGCGTGACCCGCTCAGTTGTAACGCAACTGGACCGCTGGATTGCTAGGCAAATGCTGGAAGTGGTGGGAAATCCGCCCATTGTGTTAATTCTCTGGGACGGCGTCGCGGTTACACCGCCGGTCACGAATCCGATCGCGACTATTCGCTATTACAATCGCAGCGCGATGATCAAAACCATTTTGAATCCCGAGCTTTATTTCGGCGATTTGTATTCGACCGGTCAGGCCACGGTCGAGGGCGATCTGGTCAGGTTTTCGGAGATTATCTATTCGAATCTCGAGGACGGCGGCAGAGGCGGCCGGTTTAAGCGAGCCATAATCTGGCTGGGACACCGACGCATTGCCAACTCTCACGATAAGGCCAAAGACAATATCTATCACCATTACGATATCGGTAACGATTTCTATAAGTTATGGCTGGATACCGAGGTAATGCAGTATACCTGCGCTTATTTCTCGGATCCGGAAATGACGCTCGAGCAGGCACAGGTAGAAAAGCTGCACCATGTTTGTCGTAAGCTGCAACTAAAGCCCGGCGACACCGTTGTCGAAGCGGGTTGCGGTTGGGGAGGGCTGGCACTGTTCATGGCAAAACATTACGGCGTGAACGTGAAAGCCTACAACATATCGAAGGAACAGGTCGCGCATGCGCATTATGTTGCGGATAAAGCAGGCCTGTCTGACAAGGTCCAGTATGTACTTGACGACTATCGTAATATCACCGGTCAATACGATGCGTTTGTATCGGTCGGTATGCTCGAACACGTCGGCAAGGGTGATTTCCCCACCCTGGGCAAGGTCATAGACCGTTGCCTGAAGCCGGAAGGACGTGGGCTGATTCACACGATTGGTCGTAACCGCCCCGCACCGATGAACGCCTGGATCGAGCGTCGCATATTCCCGGGTGCCTATCCTCCGAGCCTCAAGGAAATGATGGAGATATTCGAACCGAACAGGCTTTCGATACTCGATGTCGAAAATCTGCGCCTGCATTACTCCAGGACGCTGCAACACTGGCTGCACAGGTACGAGTTAAACAGTGACAAGGTTCGTGCGATGATGGATGAGGAATTTGTCAGGGCCTGGCGGCTCTATCTTGCAGGCTCGATCGCGGCCTTCAACGTCGGCGAGTTGCAACTTTTCCAGGTTGTTTTTTCACGCAGCAGGAACAACGAGCTACCCTGGTCGCGTGCGCACCTTTACCCGGGCAAGACCCGCCAGTCAACGCCGAGGCAGGAACTGACCGACGCTTGA
- a CDS encoding FAD-binding oxidoreductase: MQVRFLPGTPPHLSGAGQYLISNGIFMTDLAYEQKKQNLSAQLQRNSEAIRLEKTTSNLFRTRDQAGGPKLDVRSLNQVLEVDAENRVVEVEGMTTYAQLADACLAQGCMPLVVPQLKSITIGGAVSGIGIESTSFRHGLPHESIESMEVLLADGEVVTCTPGNEHSELFFGIPNSYGTLGYILKLTTRTMPVEPFVKLEHVRYTDIEEYFLAVEEACNSDVDFVDGSIFNDRELYLTLGRFAETAPYTSDYTWLKMYFRSIRERHEDYLSVHDYIWRWDTDWFWCSKNLFVQNLPMRLILGPRLLNSITYQKVMRWNNRTGLTATINKLLDRRPEGVVQDVDIPIAKAADFLRFFVEEIGIRPVWMCPIGGHDPTRRYPLYPLHGDGLFVNFGFWDIVPNPEKYESGYFNRKIEAKVQALGGVKSLYSDAYYDEDRFWQLYDGELYFKLKQKYDPQGRLKNLYQKCVLKQ, from the coding sequence TTGCAGGTTCGATTCCTGCCGGGGACGCCACCACACCTGTCGGGTGCAGGTCAATACCTTATCAGCAATGGCATCTTTATGACCGATTTGGCCTACGAACAAAAGAAACAAAACCTGAGCGCCCAGCTACAGCGTAATAGCGAGGCTATCCGCCTCGAAAAAACGACGTCCAACCTGTTCAGAACCCGGGATCAGGCCGGGGGTCCGAAACTCGACGTACGTTCACTCAACCAGGTACTCGAAGTCGATGCCGAAAACCGGGTTGTCGAGGTTGAGGGTATGACGACTTATGCACAACTTGCCGATGCCTGCCTGGCGCAGGGCTGCATGCCCCTGGTCGTGCCACAACTGAAATCAATTACGATCGGTGGCGCGGTATCGGGCATCGGCATCGAATCCACATCTTTCCGTCATGGCCTGCCGCACGAGTCAATCGAGAGCATGGAGGTCCTGCTTGCGGATGGCGAGGTTGTCACCTGCACACCCGGGAATGAGCATTCGGAGCTGTTCTTCGGCATTCCCAACTCCTATGGCACGCTGGGTTATATCCTCAAACTCACCACCCGGACCATGCCGGTGGAACCCTTCGTCAAACTCGAACACGTTCGCTACACGGATATCGAAGAATACTTCTTAGCCGTTGAAGAGGCCTGTAATAGCGACGTTGATTTCGTTGACGGTTCGATATTCAATGATCGAGAACTCTATCTGACCCTCGGCAGATTTGCTGAAACAGCGCCTTACACCAGCGATTACACCTGGTTAAAAATGTACTTTCGCTCGATTCGGGAGCGTCACGAGGACTACCTGAGCGTTCATGACTATATCTGGCGCTGGGATACGGACTGGTTCTGGTGCTCGAAAAACCTGTTTGTGCAAAACCTGCCGATGCGGCTAATTCTGGGGCCTCGCCTGTTGAATTCGATCACGTATCAAAAAGTCATGCGCTGGAACAATCGCACAGGCCTGACGGCGACCATCAATAAATTACTGGACCGTCGTCCCGAGGGCGTGGTTCAGGATGTAGACATTCCAATCGCAAAGGCGGCCGATTTCCTGCGTTTTTTTGTCGAAGAGATCGGTATTCGCCCGGTCTGGATGTGCCCCATTGGCGGTCACGACCCAACGCGACGTTACCCACTGTACCCGCTGCACGGCGATGGACTTTTCGTCAATTTCGGCTTCTGGGACATCGTCCCCAACCCGGAAAAGTACGAAAGCGGCTATTTCAATCGCAAGATAGAAGCGAAAGTTCAAGCGCTCGGCGGGGTCAAGTCACTCTATTCCGACGCCTACTACGACGAAGACAGGTTTTGGCAACTCTATGACGGCGAGCTGTATTTCAAGCTCAAGCAGAAATACGACCCGCAGGGGCGATTAAAGAATCTTTACCAGAAGTGCGTGCTCAAGCAATAG
- a CDS encoding pyridoxal-phosphate dependent enzyme, whose product MTIYNSVLELIGNTPILKLKQFDTGPCDLFIKMESENPGGSIKDRIAVTMIEAAEEEGKLKPGGTIIEATAGNTGLGLGLVAAQKGYKLILVIPDKMSPDKIRHIRAMGVDVRLTRSDVQKGHPEYYQDYAKRLAAEIPNSYFIDQFSNPNNPKTHRVDTGPEILRQMDGKLDAMVVGVGSSGTVTGLGWYFHEHAPGCEMIVADPEGSILAETINTGHTPKAGSWLVEGIGEDFMPPICDISLVKKGYSISDKEAFQTQRELLRKEGIIAGSSTGTLLAAALRYCREQTTPKRVLTFACDTGNKYLNKSFNDSWLADQGLLERESHGDLRDIIARPMDSGDVVTVTSEDNLLTTYKRMRMFDVSQLPVVDDGHIVGLIDESDILLGIYEDEDNFQMKVAEVMVTRLETVSPTASIDDIVALFKEDKVAIIADGDTFYGLITQIDLINHLRKTTH is encoded by the coding sequence ATGACGATCTATAATTCTGTACTTGAACTGATTGGCAATACGCCGATTCTGAAACTCAAGCAGTTTGATACCGGCCCTTGTGACCTGTTCATAAAAATGGAATCGGAAAATCCGGGGGGTTCAATCAAGGACCGGATCGCGGTAACCATGATCGAGGCCGCCGAGGAAGAAGGTAAACTCAAGCCCGGCGGTACGATCATCGAAGCAACCGCGGGGAATACCGGGTTGGGACTCGGTCTGGTTGCCGCACAAAAGGGTTACAAGCTGATCCTGGTCATTCCGGACAAAATGAGTCCGGACAAGATACGTCACATTCGCGCAATGGGCGTCGACGTGCGCCTGACCCGTTCGGATGTGCAGAAAGGCCACCCCGAGTATTACCAGGACTATGCCAAGCGCCTCGCGGCCGAAATCCCGAACTCTTATTTCATCGACCAGTTTTCGAATCCCAACAATCCAAAAACCCATCGAGTCGATACTGGACCGGAAATTTTGCGGCAAATGGATGGCAAGCTCGATGCCATGGTGGTCGGTGTAGGATCGAGCGGGACCGTGACCGGACTTGGCTGGTATTTTCACGAGCATGCACCCGGTTGTGAAATGATCGTTGCCGATCCGGAAGGCTCGATTCTTGCTGAAACGATTAACACCGGGCATACACCGAAGGCAGGTTCATGGCTGGTCGAAGGTATAGGCGAAGACTTCATGCCGCCGATTTGCGATATCAGCCTGGTCAAGAAAGGTTATTCAATCAGCGACAAGGAGGCCTTTCAAACTCAGCGTGAACTGTTGCGCAAGGAAGGCATTATCGCGGGTTCATCTACCGGGACGCTGCTGGCAGCCGCATTGCGTTATTGTCGCGAACAAACCACGCCGAAGCGGGTACTCACCTTTGCCTGCGACACCGGTAACAAGTATCTGAACAAGTCGTTTAACGATTCCTGGCTTGCCGACCAGGGCTTGCTGGAACGGGAAAGCCACGGTGACTTGCGGGACATTATCGCGCGGCCAATGGATAGCGGCGATGTCGTTACCGTCACCTCCGAAGACAACCTGCTCACGACCTATAAACGGATGCGCATGTTCGATGTGTCACAATTGCCTGTTGTCGACGATGGGCATATCGTCGGGTTAATAGACGAGTCCGATATTCTGCTCGGCATCTACGAAGACGAGGATAACTTCCAGATGAAAGTTGCCGAGGTCATGGTAACCCGCCTCGAGACAGTCTCCCCAACCGCAAGCATCGATGACATCGTCGCGCTGTTCAAGGAAGACAAGGTTGCGATCATCGCCGATGGCGATACCTTTTACGGCTTGATTACCCAGATCGACCTGATCAATCATCTGCGCAAAACCACGCACTAG